DNA from Massilia antarctica:
ACAAACCCTGCTCGCGCGGGGTAATGAACAAAATCGCTTCGCCGCTGCGGCCCGCGCGGCCGGTGCGGCCGATGCGGTGGGTGTAGCTTTCCGGGTCCGACGGCACGTCGTAGTTGATCACGTGGCTGATGCGCTCCACGTCCAGGCCGCGCGCGGCGACGTCGGTGGCGACCAGGATGTCGATCTTGCCGTTCTTGAGCTGTTCGATGGTGCGCTCGCGCTGCGTTTGCTGCATGTCGCCGTTAATCGCCGTGGCCGCGAAGCCGCGCGCCAGCAGCTTGGTCGCCAGTTCCTCGGTACCGAGCTTGGTGCGCGCAAAAATGATCATGCCGTCGAACGGTTCCGCTTCCAGGATGCGGGTCAGCGCTTCGAGCTTCTGCATCCCGCTCACCATCCAGTAACGCTGGCGGATATTGTCAGCGGTGCCGGTCTTGGCGGCGACCGTGACTTCAGCCGGATCGCGCAGGTAGGTCTTGGCGATGCGCTTGATCGCGGACGGCATGGTGGCCGAGAACAGCGCGGTCTGGCGCGACTCAGGGGTTTTTTGCAGGATCTGTTCGACGTCGTCGATAAAGCCCATGCGCAGCATCTCGTCGGCTTCGTCGAGCACCAGGGTCTTGAGCTTGGACAGGTCGAGCGAACCCTTTTCGAGGTGGTCGATCACGCGGCCCGGGGTGCCGACGATCACGTGCACGCCGCGGCGCAGCGCCTGCAGCTGCGGACCGTAGCTCTGGCCGCCGTAGATCGGCAGGACATGGAAATCCTTGATGTGCGTTGCGTACTTCTGGAACGCTTCGGCGACCTGGATCGCCAGTTCGCGGGTTGGAGCGAGCACCAGCGCCTGGGGCGACTGCTGCTTGATATCGATGCGCGACAGAATCGGCAGCGCGAAGGCTGCGGTCTTGCCGGTTCCGGTCTGTGCCTGCCCCAGCACGTCGCGATTGGCCAGGAGCAGCGGGATGGTGGCAGCCTGGATCGGCGACGGCGTTTCGTAACCGACCTCTTTCATGACCTTCAGCACTTGGGCGCTCAGGTTGAGTTCGGAAAACAGTAATACTGGGGTTTCAGACATAGGACACTCACAATTTGACTAGCTAGCCCGACGGGAAAGCATCCTGCAGTTTACTCTCTTGTAGTCCAGAATGCGATTTTTTGTAACGGAGTTGCGTGCAAGTGGGGTGTAATTGAGGCTATTCGTGCAATCTGCTCCGCTTTGCCGCCACCCGATATCGCGGTTTGCACCGCCTGCCGCGCCGTTCGTGGCCGCCCAAAAACAAACAACCCCGCCACATTCGCATGCGCCGGGGTTGTCGTCAGCGCCGGGATCGCCCCCGGCAGCCTACTCATCAGAACTTGTAGTTGGCGCCCATCAGGAAGGTGCGGCCATACTTCTGGTATTCCAGCGGCTTGTTGCGGTCGCCAGCGTAGGTTTCGTACGCCGTATCGCCAACGTTATTAACCTGCAACACCAATCCCAAGCCCTTAAAGCTTCCTTCGGTAAAGTTATAACCGATCTGGAAGTCGACCACATCCTCACCGACCACATAACGCAAGCTGCGCTCATTGGCAAAGTTGCCGATTTCACCAACGAAATCGGAGCGCTTGCGCTGGCTGACCCGGGTTTCAAAACCGTTCTTTTCATAGTACAAGGTCAGGTTGGTCACGCGCTTGGACAAGCCCGGCAACGGAATGTTCTTGCCGATGCTGCTGTCCGGATCTTCAATCGCGATCGAGCTCTTGCTGTGCGTGGCACTGGCCGACACGCCAAACCCATCGAGCACGGGTGTGAGCAAGCTCAGCGGCAGCGATGCCGACACTTCCAGGCCCTTCAGCTTGCCGCCGTTGCCGTTGTACGGCGCCTTGTAGTTACCAATCGCCGTGATCGCGTCGGTGCCAGGAATATATTTCGAGAAATCGTATTCCTTGGTCTGGGTAAAGATGTACGTATCGAGCTTCTTGTGGAAAGCCGCGACTGCAAAGTACGCCTTGTTACCGAAATATTTTTCGTAGGACAAATCGAGTGCCTTGGCGCGCCACGGATCAAGACGGGCATTGCCGCCACTGGCGCCCGGCTTGAAGTCGGTGGTGCCGACGTTGAAGTCGAGCGCCGAGCGCAGCTGATCGATCCTTGGACGCGCCAATTGCTTGGCAGCCGCGAAACGCACGGTCTGCTGGTTGCCCACGCCAAACGCCAGGTTCAGGCTCGGCAGGTAATCGGTGTACTTCATGCCATCGCTGACCGGCTTGATCTGGCTGCCAACCGGCGCCGTGCCATCGAAATAGTTCGCTTGCGACGACTGCTCGGTGTGCTGCACCTGTATGCCCACATTGCCCTTGACCGTCACCGAACCGATTTCGCTGTCGATATTGGCTTTCACGAAGCTGGTCGTGATCTTTTCCTGCACTGTCCACGCCTTGGAAATCAGGTAGGAATGGGTCGAGCTCGGGTTGAAGTTCATGTACTGGCCGACAACACTTGGCACATTCCACGAAGGAATCATGCCCGTTCCCGCAAAGCCGAGGTCGACCTGGTTGTACAACAATTCGCCCGGAACCGGACCCGGTGCGCCGCGCAAGGTGATCGCGCCTTCCGGCTGCACCTTGCTCTTGTTGCGGTCGGCATAGTTCACACCCACGTCCACACCAGAGAAATAGCTTTGCAGCATGGTCGGCATCGGCAGCGAGGCGACCAGCTTGAAGCCCTTGAGCTCGTCCTCGATCTGCGGCGTCTTGCCGTAGCCGGAACCGTAAATCGTGTTGCGCACGTACAGGTTCTTGGCGTCGCTATAGTTCAGGCGGCCGCCGATTTGCGAAAAACCGCCGGTGGCGAATTTCAGGTTGACGGTGTCGAGGAAGGGATCGCCGGCAGCATTGCTCAGTTGCAGGTTGTTTTCCAGGCTCACTTCATCGCGCTTCGCCTTCGAGTAGCTGACGTCGGCCAACAGCGACCAGCCATCGAAACGCAAGGTATTGCCCCAGCCGATCGCCTTGATTTCATCCTTGCGGTTGTTGTACATGCCGCGCACCAGCGGATAGACGCCGCTGGCCGAGCCGCCCGTCAACACCCCGTTCGAGGTGGTAGCCGGGGTGTACATCAGGCCCGGCTGGAAGCCACCGTTGTAGTTACTCAGGTTCACTTCAAACTGGTTGGCCGTTTCTTCGCGCTTGAATTTCGATGCGTACACATCGATCATGCTGGTCCAGGTCTTGTTGGGACGATATTGCAGTACGCCCATGACGCCGTCGCGCTTGTTGGTGCCGCTGCGCGCAACCGACTTCAAGCCATCCATCAGATAGGTACCGTCAGGCACGCCAGGACGCGCATCGGTTTTCCACGGCTCATACAAGCCGGTTTCGTTGGACAACACCGGCGAGGCCAGGTGGGCGTAACCGATCGCGATACCGATCGTGCGGTCGGCGAACTGGTCGATGTAGCTGACGCTGAAGCGCTTGCCCGTCGCTTTCGCATTGGCGATGCCGCCGAGCGAATTTTTCTCGCCGCGCACGTTCATGGCGATGGTGCGCTTGCCGAACGACAGCGGACGCACGGTCTGCATGTCGATGGTGCCGGACAAGCCCTGGCCGACGAGGCCGGCGTCCGGGGTCTTGTAAATGGTCACGCCGCTGAGCAGCTCGGAGGGATACTGGTCGAATTCGACGCTGCGGTTGTCGCCCGTGCTGACCTGTTCGCGGCCATTGAGCAAGGTGGTCGAAAAGTCCGGCGACAGGCCGCGCACGCTGATGACCTGGGCACGCCCGCCGACCCTCTGGGCCGCCAGGCCGGGCAGGCGGGCGATCGATTCAGCAATACTCACGTCAGGCAACTTGCCGATATCTTCCGCGGAGATCGCCTCGACGATGGAAGAGGAATCTTTTTTCACCGAAATCGCGTCCTCGATACCGCGGCGAATGCCCGACACCTTGACCGTCGTGATCGGCTGCTCGCCTGCTTGCGGCGCAGCGGATGCTTGCGCGTAGACGTTGCCCGACATGGCGGACACGAACAGGGCGCAACCGGCGGCGACCGGGCTCAGTGGAAATGCGGCACTCTTGCTACGGGTATTGGCGAAAAATTTCATTCTGTCCCCTCATCTCATCATTACTACACAATTCCCGTATCTTCAGCGCGGCGACGACTGCACGGGTTCCAAAGGCAACGTTCTAAGACGCTCTGAGCCGATTCTGTACTAAAACTAGATGCAGTGTCAACGAGAGTTGCGTACGACTACGGAAAAGTGAGTTTTTTGCATTCGTCACCCAATGATGAGGGATGGGTCGTTGTATTTCGGCTACAGAACAACCCAAAGGCAACTGTAGTCCAACTACATCGACTCTCCTTTTCCTTGCTTTGAAAGGTTTTTGCCTCACGCCGGTGCAATTTTACCTTTTGGAAATTTATCGTTACTACATTTTTGTAGTGAAGTTCGTAATAAAAGCCAATTCATGCGCGCCGATGGCATGTGGCCTGCCGCACAATTCCCGCCAAATCGTCCCGCCGAGAATGCCTGCGGAGCGGTCAATACTGCCTTGGTGCAGAATGTAGCTAAACTAGCATCCAGGAAGCGAGCCGACCGCCGGTCCGCCGTGCCGTTTGAAAGGCGTCCTATTCTGTAGTATGCTTTACCGACAACAAAATCATGTAGCCATACTACGCGACTGCGCAGGCAGTCATCCCTGACGCATTGGAGACCGCATGACCCCAGCAGGCCGCCGCACGCCCCTCCTCCGGCTATTCGCCGCTGTCGTCCTGGGAAGTGCCGCTGCGCTTGCCGGCGCCGCGTCCATGCCGCCCGGCCGCATCGCCCACCTGGAACCGCCATCCTGGTGGATCGGAATGAAGCACAACAGACTCCAGCTGATGGTCCACGGCGAAGGCATCGCCGACACCCGTCCCGCCATCGACTACCCCGGCGTGCGCATCGACGCGGTCACCCACGTCCCGAACCGGAATTACCTCTTCATCGACCTGCTGATCGGGCCCGATGCCAGGGCGGGCAAATTCGACATCCTGTTCAAGGATGGCGCGCGCACCATCCGCTCCCCCTACGAACTGCGGTCGCGCGAAGCCGGGTCGGCCCAGCGCCAGGGTTTCGGCAGCAAGGACGCCATCTATCAGATCATGCCCGACCGCTTCGCCAACGGCGACCCTGCCAACGATAGCGTGGCCGGCATGGCCGAGCAGGCCAACCGCGCCTCCGGCGGCGGGCGCCACGGCGGCGACCTGCGCGGCGTGGCCGACCATCTGGACTACATCGCGGCCATGGGTTTTACCCAGATCTGGCCCACGCCGCTGGTCGAAAACGACATGCCGGCCTACTCCTACCACGGCTATGCGGCCACCAACCATTACCGCATCGACCCGCGCTACGGCAGCAACGAGGACTACCGCCAACTGTCCGCGCAGGCACGCAAGAAAGGCATCGGCATCATCCAGGACGTGGTGCTCTCGCATATCGGCAGCCGCCACTGGTGGATGAAAGACCTGCCCGGCCCCGACTGGATCACCAACGGCGGCACCTT
Protein-coding regions in this window:
- a CDS encoding DEAD/DEAH box helicase, encoding MSETPVLLFSELNLSAQVLKVMKEVGYETPSPIQAATIPLLLANRDVLGQAQTGTGKTAAFALPILSRIDIKQQSPQALVLAPTRELAIQVAEAFQKYATHIKDFHVLPIYGGQSYGPQLQALRRGVHVIVGTPGRVIDHLEKGSLDLSKLKTLVLDEADEMLRMGFIDDVEQILQKTPESRQTALFSATMPSAIKRIAKTYLRDPAEVTVAAKTGTADNIRQRYWMVSGMQKLEALTRILEAEPFDGMIIFARTKLGTEELATKLLARGFAATAINGDMQQTQRERTIEQLKNGKIDILVATDVAARGLDVERISHVINYDVPSDPESYTHRIGRTGRAGRSGEAILFITPREQGLLKAIERATRQPVAPLTLPTVKAVNDVRIAKFKDQITEMLAAGGLDVFRSLIEEYEREQNVPAVEIAAALAKLARGDIPLLLEKPNRDAKSAPSWQETTPAARAPRSEAPMRSDRGDRGDAPAFKRERVSRPSEEGMGTFRIEVGHAHGVKPGNIVGAIANEANIESKFIGRIEIYDDYSTLDLPVDMPADLIDHLKGVWVAGQQLNITRDGEAPAVKKAAPKKAGDRRFEEKKLGPKKPYDAATKAKKEARKLAKPE
- a CDS encoding TonB-dependent receptor, whose translation is MKFFANTRSKSAAFPLSPVAAGCALFVSAMSGNVYAQASAAPQAGEQPITTVKVSGIRRGIEDAISVKKDSSSIVEAISAEDIGKLPDVSIAESIARLPGLAAQRVGGRAQVISVRGLSPDFSTTLLNGREQVSTGDNRSVEFDQYPSELLSGVTIYKTPDAGLVGQGLSGTIDMQTVRPLSFGKRTIAMNVRGEKNSLGGIANAKATGKRFSVSYIDQFADRTIGIAIGYAHLASPVLSNETGLYEPWKTDARPGVPDGTYLMDGLKSVARSGTNKRDGVMGVLQYRPNKTWTSMIDVYASKFKREETANQFEVNLSNYNGGFQPGLMYTPATTSNGVLTGGSASGVYPLVRGMYNNRKDEIKAIGWGNTLRFDGWSLLADVSYSKAKRDEVSLENNLQLSNAAGDPFLDTVNLKFATGGFSQIGGRLNYSDAKNLYVRNTIYGSGYGKTPQIEDELKGFKLVASLPMPTMLQSYFSGVDVGVNYADRNKSKVQPEGAITLRGAPGPVPGELLYNQVDLGFAGTGMIPSWNVPSVVGQYMNFNPSSTHSYLISKAWTVQEKITTSFVKANIDSEIGSVTVKGNVGIQVQHTEQSSQANYFDGTAPVGSQIKPVSDGMKYTDYLPSLNLAFGVGNQQTVRFAAAKQLARPRIDQLRSALDFNVGTTDFKPGASGGNARLDPWRAKALDLSYEKYFGNKAYFAVAAFHKKLDTYIFTQTKEYDFSKYIPGTDAITAIGNYKAPYNGNGGKLKGLEVSASLPLSLLTPVLDGFGVSASATHSKSSIAIEDPDSSIGKNIPLPGLSKRVTNLTLYYEKNGFETRVSQRKRSDFVGEIGNFANERSLRYVVGEDVVDFQIGYNFTEGSFKGLGLVLQVNNVGDTAYETYAGDRNKPLEYQKYGRTFLMGANYKF